A region of Ochotona princeps isolate mOchPri1 chromosome 2, mOchPri1.hap1, whole genome shotgun sequence DNA encodes the following proteins:
- the LOC131482379 gene encoding aflatoxin B1 aldehyde reductase member 4-like, with the protein MSCPMPQRQAITTVLGAMEFGRRMDQAASAASMRAFLDQGYNEIDTAFIYTDGQSETILGGLGLGLGRSDSKVKIATKANPVGEQSLKPESVRYQLETSLQRLQCPRVDIFYLHMPDRSNPIEETLRACNELHKEGKFVELGLSNYAAWEVAEICTLCKKNGWIQPTVYQGMYSAITRQAEKELFPCLRHFGLRFYAYSPLAGGLLTGKYQYEDKEEKKPKGRYFGERWSEFLRNIYWKEEHFKGIALVQKALQAAYGSSAPSLTSAAIRWVYHHSQLKGAHGDAVILGMTSLQQLETNLAAVKEGPLKSEVVEAFEQAWNLAVPKAANYYF; encoded by the exons ATGTCCTGTCCGATGCCGCAACGCCAGGCCATCACCACGGTGCTGGGCGCCATGGAGTTTGGGCGCCGCATGGATCAAGCCGCTAGTGCCGCGTCGATGCGCGCCTTCCTGGATCAGGGCTACAATGAGATCGACACCGCCTTCATCTACACGGACGGCCAGTCGGAGACCATCCTGGGCGGCCTGGGGCTCGGGCTGGGCCGCAGCGACTCCAAAG TGAAAATTGCCACCAAGGCCAACCCAGTTGGTGAGCAGAGCCTGAAGCCTGAGAGTGTGCGGTATCAGCTGGAGACATCGCTGCAGCGGCTGCAGTGTCCACGGGTGGACATCTTCTACCTACACATGCCTGACCGCAGCAACCCCATAGAAGAGACGCTGCGTGCCTGCAATGAGCTGCACAAGGAG GGCAAGTTTGTGGAGCTGGGCCTTTCCAACTATGCTGCCTGGGAGGTGGCTGAGATCTGCACCCTGTGCAAGAAGAATGGCTGGATCCAGCCCACTGTGTACCAG GGTATGTACAGCGCCATCACCAGGCAGGCGGAGAAGGAGCTGTTCCCCTGTCTCAGGCACTTTGGATTGAGGTTCTATGCTTACAGCCCTTTGGCTG GTGGACTGCTGACTGGCAAGTACCAGTATGaggacaaagaagaaaagaagcccAAGGGCCGCTACTTTGGGGAGCGATGGTCCGAATTCCTCAGGAACAT CTACTGGAAGGAGGAACACTTCAAGGGCATCGCCCTGGTGCAGAAGGCCCTGCAGGCTGCGTATGGCTCCAGTGCGCCCAGCTTGACCTCGGCCGCCATCCGCTGGGTGTATCACCACTCCCAGCTGAAG GGTGCCCATGGGGACGCGGTCATCCTGGGCATGaccagcctgcagcagctggagacgAACCTGGCAGCCGTGAAGGAGGGGCCCCTGAAGTCGGAAGTTGTGGAGGCCTTTGAGCAAGCCTGGAACCTGGCTGTCCCCAAAGCTGCCAACTACTACTTCTAG